A single region of the Brachypodium distachyon strain Bd21 chromosome 3, Brachypodium_distachyon_v3.0, whole genome shotgun sequence genome encodes:
- the LOC100826142 gene encoding uncharacterized protein LOC100826142 — MAATRRQRKLPLLLALLLAAAVLTQPALAASGGAMGGRVSSSSRSNSKSTRSSSSPSSRSHSKSYHRSYHYSTSHVSVVDTPPAPPSAADDEGSCFCWLVGAAIVLVLLGVTVWLCYHDFTHPRMTIVKLQVALLGYAEPFQQELNFIAESVDSSDQRRYKYILTETICSLSRHRDCCVSSSVSVDLMYEEDSWEDHFDIISIKERSKFDGETLYNMEGIRRKKDCYKKKIGSRNEFIVVTILVAADGALEFPEITRPADLEEVARKLFFIPEGDIRGIHVLWTPQEKNDVLTEEKFLADYPHLTPCYD, encoded by the exons atggccgccacccgccgccaGCGGAagctcccgctcctcctcgccctgcTGCTCGCCGCGGCGGTGCTCACGCAGCCCGCGCTCGCCGCgtccggcggcgccatgggcggccgcgtctcctcctcctcgagatCCAATTCCAAATCcacccgctcctcctcctccccttcttccagATCGCACTCGAAATCGTACCACCGCTCGTACCACTACTCGACGAGCCACGTGTCGGTCGTCGacacgccgccggcgcctcctaGCGCCGCGGACGACGAGGGCTCGTGCTTCTGCTGGTTGGTGGGCGCCGCCATCGTCCTCGTCCTGCTGGGGGTCACCGTGTGGCTATGCTACCACGACTTCACTCATCCCAGGATGACCATCGTTAAGCTCCAG GTTGCGTTGCTGGGGTACGCGGAACCGTTCCAGCAGGAGCTGAACTTCATTGCTGAGAGCGTGGATTCTTCTGACCAGCGCCGGTATAAGTACATATTGACGG AGACCATATGCTCGTTGAGCCGTCACAGGGATTGCTGCGTCTCTTCAAGCGTGTCG GTTGATTTGATGTATGAAGAGGATTCTTGGGAGGACCATTTTGATATCATTTCTATCAAGGAAAGGAGCAAATTTGACGGGGAAACACTGTACAACATGGAAGGAatcaggaggaagaaagacTGCTACAAGAAGAAAATTGGCTCCAGGAACGAATTTATAGTG GTAACCATCCTAGTCGCTGCTGATGGAGCACTAGAGTTCCCAGAAATCACAAGACCCGCAGATCTGGAAGAAGTAGCGAGAAAGCTCTTCTTTATACCTGAAGGAGATATTCGG GGCATTCATGTTTTATGGACTCCTCAAGAAAAGAACGACGTGCTTACCGAAGAGAAGTTTCTCGCAGATTATCCTCATCTGACGCCCTGTTATGACTAG
- the LOC100826452 gene encoding uncharacterized protein LOC100826452: MAAARKLPLLLLALLAAAAVPALAASGGAMGGRVSSSRSKSPSSSSSYSRPHWDWEPHHSYHYSTFHIPVGTPPPPPPRGGSGEGKASAAAAGEGSWFRWEVLVFGIVLLGIAVCCCSYYFAPQPRARMSIVKLQVALLGYAKPFQRELNDIAENVDSSERRWYKHILTETICSLRRHRDCCVSSSVSVDFKYGGEAWEEHFDIISMEERCKFDVEALYNMEGVERKKAYHRKQNWSRNEYVVVTILVAADGALELPEITRPADLEAAARKLLSIPEGNIRGIHVLWTPQEENDVLTEEKLLADYPHLKPCHD; encoded by the exons atggcggcggcccggaagctcccgctcctcctcctcgccctgctcgccgcggcggcggtgcccgcgctcgccgcgtccggcggcgccatgggcGGCCGCGTCTCCTCGTCCAGATCCAaatccccctcctcctcctcctcatacTCGAGACCGCACTGGGACTGGGAACCGCACCACTCGTACCACTACTCGACGTTCCACATTCCGGtcggcacgccgccgccgccgccgcctcgtggCGGCTCAGGCGAGGGGaaggcctccgccgccgcagccggtgAGGGTTCGTGGTTTCGCTGGGAGGTGCTCGTCTTCGGCATCGTCCTGCTGGGGATCGCCGTGTGCTGCTGCTCCTACTACTTCGCCCCCCAGCCCAGGGCCAGGATGTCCATCGTTAAGCTCCAG GTTGCCTTGCTGGGGTACGCGAAACCGTTCCAGAGGGAACTGAACGACATTGCTGAGAACGTGGATTCTTCTGAGCGGCGCTGGTATAAGCACATATTGACGG AGACCATATGCTCGTTGAGGCGTCACAGGGATTGCTGCGTCTCTTCAAGCGTGTCG GTTGATTTCAAGTATGGAGGGGAGGCTTGGGAGGAGCATTTTGATATCATTTCTATGGAGGAAAGGTGCAAATTTGACGTCGAAGCACTGTACAATATGGAAGGAGTCGAGAGGAAGAAAGCCTACCACAGAAAGCAAAATTGGTCCAGGAACGAATATGTAGTG GTAACCATCCTAGTCGCTGCTGATGGAGCTCTGGAGTTGCCAGAAATCACAAGACCCGCAGATCTGGAAGCAGCAGCGAGAAAGCTCCTCTCTATACCTGAAGGAAATATTCGG GGCATTCATGTTTTATGGACTCCTCAGGAAGAGAACGACGTGCTTACCGAAGAGAAGCTTCTCGCAGATTATCCTCATCTGAAGCCCTGTCATGACTAG
- the LOC100826768 gene encoding uncharacterized protein LOC100826768: protein MIWHFAETTCSIYHNKDFVISSSLSVDLKDREGSWKEHFKKISMEERSKFDEETLSNLEGVKTRKTYSMKTDGSKNEYIVVTLLVAADETLNLPEAIRSAADLEAAVLRLNSTPESDLLVMHHRVS, encoded by the exons ATGATCTGGCATTTTGCAGAGACCACTTGTTCCATATACCATAACAAGGATTTCGTAATCTCTTCAAGCTTATCG GTTGATCTGAAAGACAGAGAGGGTTCCTGGAAGGAACATTTCAAGAAGATCTCtatggaggagaggagcaaGTTTGATGAAGAAACGCTTTCGAACTTGGAAGGAGTCAAGACAAGGAAAACCTACTCGATGAAAACGGATGGCAGCAAAAATGAATATATAGTG GTAACCCTTCTGGTCGCTGCCGACGAAACACTGAACCTCCCCGAAGCGATTCGAAGCGCTGCAGATCTGGAAGCAGCGGTTTTGAGGCTTAACTCCACACCTGAAAGTGATCTTCTGGTAATGCATCACAGAGTTTCCTAA
- the LOC100827076 gene encoding uncharacterized protein LOC100827076, which translates to MRADAKPRRAFLLLLLILPFFLFLLYSYSSSPTPSAAAALLLPTVPLSPYIRMRRGASAYRTYDDYLKHQLAKTLSPRLRRIWSTRDWHRKVAAFAAVFSRLQSANLLSNTSRALCVGARLGQEVAALRLVGVADSVGIDLAPAPPLVLQGDFHRQPFPDARFDFEFSNVFDHALYPARFAAEIERTLRPGGVAVLHVAVHRRGDRYSANDLMDVKGLIGLFGGCEVVEVSKVDAFGLDTEVILRKKMKMTMENKISSPALP; encoded by the coding sequence ATGCGCGCCGATGCCAAGCCCCGCcgcgccttcctcctcctcctcttgatcctccccttcttcctcttcctcctctactcctactcctcctcccccaccccatccgccgccgccgcgctcctcctcccaaCCGTCCCGCTCTCCCCATACATCCGGATGCGGCGGGGAGCCTCCGCCTACCGCACCTACGACGACTACCTCAAGCACCAGCTCGCCAAGACGCTCtccccgcgcctccgccgcatcTGGTCCACCCGCGACTGGCACCGCAAGgtcgccgccttcgccgccgtcttctcccgCCTCCAATCCGCCAACCTCCTCTCCAACACCTCCCGCGCGCTCTGCGTCGGCGCGCGCCTGGGCCAGGAGGTCGCCGCGCTCCGGCTCGTCGGCGTGGCGGACTCCGTCGGGATCGACCTcgcgccggccccgccgctcGTCCTCCAAGGCGACTTCCACCGCCAGCCCTTCCCCGACGCCCGCTTCGACTTCGAGTTCTCCAACGTGTTCGACCACGCGCTCTACCCGGCCCGGTTCGCCGCCGAGATCGAGCGCACGCTCCGGCccggcggcgtcgcggtgCTTCACGTCGCCGTGCATCGGAGAGGGGATCGGTACTCGGCGAACGATCTCATGGATGTCAAGGGGCTGATTGGGCTGTTTGGGGGTTGCGAGGTTGTTGAGGTCTCCAAGGTCGACGCTTTCGGGCTTGACACCGAAGTCATCCTCCgcaagaagatgaagatgaccATGGAGAACAAGATCAGCTCCCCGGCGTTGCCCTAG
- the LOC104584017 gene encoding protein FAR1-RELATED SEQUENCE 5-like: protein MTFESEEKAYEMYNTYDGQVGFSVRKSKTKHRSDGSLCQKHLVDKEDGRIANFFWTDGQSIMDYKCFGDAVSFDTTFQTNKFEMPFAPILGTNHQKQTIIFGCAFIFNETIESFVWLFETFLTAMSGKHPSTIFTDQDAAMAAAIAYVFPNTAHRLCLWHIGLNAAKHLGHVIHASEDKSENESDNESDNESDNKFWADFKRCIYEDREEIYFTQKWHDLLAKYNLENNSWMSNLYALRAKWAVVYRDSFTADMNSTQRSEGMNNVFKKRFRRKLGLSELLVECENVAVSLRSNELDADFKSRRKTPVSYIPNLPMLKTAAESYTRRMYSEFEEEF from the exons ATGACTTTTGAATCTGAGGAAAAGGCTTATGAGATGTACAACACCTATGATGGACAGGTTGGGTTCAGTGTTAGAAAGAGCAAGACGAAGCACCGCTCAGATGGTAGTTTATGTCAAAAACATCTG GTGGACAAGGAAGATGGTCGTATAGCAAATTTCTTTTGGACAGATGGTCAGTCTATCATGGATTACAAATGCTTTGGTGATGCTGTGTCCTTCGACACCACATTTCAAACTAACAAGTTTGAAATGCCTTTTGCTCCAATTCTTGGCACCAACCATCAGAAGCAAACAATAATTTTTGGGTGTGCATTTATATTCAATGAGACTATTGAATCATTTGTTTGGCTCTTCGAGACCTTTCTAACAGCAATGTCTGGAAAGCACCCAAGCACAATTTTCACAGATCAAGACGCGGCGATGGCAGCAGCAATTGCTTATGTATTCCCAAATACAGCCCACCGCCTTTGTTTGTGGCATATTGGCTTAAATGCTGCTAAACATCTTGGTCATGTAATTCATGCGTCGGAGGACAAGTCAGAGAACGAGTCAGATAACGAGTCAGATAACGAGTCAGATAACAAGTTCTGGGCAGATTTCAAAAGATGTATCTACGAAGACAGGGAAGAGATTTACTTCACACAGAAATGGCATGATTTGTTGGCTAAATACAACCTTGAGAATAACTCATGGATGTCAAACCTATATGCTTTGAGGGCAAAGTGGGCTGTGGTATACCGTGACTCTTTTACAGCAGACATGAACTCGACCCAAAGGAGCGAAGGTATGAATAATGTCTTCAAGAAAAGATTTCGTAGGAAACTCGGTCTTTCAGAACTCCTTGTAGAATGTGAGAACGTTGCAGTTAGTCTAAGGTCAAATGAGTTGGATGCTGATTTTAAGTCACGTCGAAAGACCCCAGTTTCCTACATTCCAAATCTACCTATGTTGAAAACTGCAGCTGAATCATATACAAGGAGAATGTATTCGGAGTTTGAGGAAGAATTTTAA
- the LOC100827684 gene encoding putative protein TPRXL isoform X2, which produces MASGGWRRRRGKAKRKTKYLSLSRHLNAMGVKEVKEEDGSTESMASPLLLEFSPSVSPVAAEEEGDGGGEEQQMEPFALHPEATLFAAAPSLTDILGAASPSSGGGGGSPPSCAPSPDAASGGFEGEEEEAENLARRALRGRERWVYCSRSTSSSSSPPTTTTSSSCSSAASTGAAAWSSSSSPPPRLKLDYDGILSAWNGRGSLYTAAAAAPKLEPELLDSVFVEVAPSAWSAPETERAAAARGRAERVRRYKEKRQARLFSKRIRYEVRRINAVRRPRFKGRFIKETELGTAAMAGANGGEFEPAAS; this is translated from the exons ATGGCGagcggcggctggcggcggcggcggggtaaGGCGAAGCGGAAGACCAAGTACCTCAGCCTGAGCCGCCACCTCAATGCCATGGGggtgaaggaggtgaaggaggaggacggctCGACCGAATCTATGGCGTCGCCGTTGTTGTTGGAGTTTTCCCCTTCGGTttcgccggtggcggcggaggaagagggggaCGGTGGCGGGGAGGAGCAGCAGATGGAGCCGTTCGCGCTGCATCCGGAGGCCACGCTgttcgcggcggcgccgtcgctcACCGACAtcctcggcgccgcctccccttcctctggcggaggagggggctcgccgccgtcgtgtGCGCCCTCACCGGACGCCGCCTCCGGAGGGTtcgagggcgaggaggaggaggcagagaACCTGGCGCGGCGCGCGCTCCGGGGGAGGGAGCGGTGGGTGTACTGCAGCAGgagcacctcctcttcttcctccccgccGACCACCACGACGTCGTCCTCGTGCTCCTCGGCCGCCAGTACGGGTGCCGCCGcctggtcttcttcttcttcgccgccgccgcggctgaaGCTCGACTACGACGGGATCCTGTCCGCCTGGAACGGCCGGGGGTCGCTctacaccgccgccgccgccgcgccgaaGCTCGAGCCCGAGCTGCTCGATTCG GTGTTCGTCGAGGTGGCGCCGTCGGCGTGGAGCgcgccggagacggagagggcggcggcggcgcgggggagggcCGAGAGGGTGCGGCGGTACAAGGAGAAGCGGCAGGCGCGGCTATTCTCCAAGCGGATCCGCTACGAGGTTCGCCGGATCAATGCCGTCCGGCGGCCGCGCTTCAAG GGCCGTTTCATCAAGGAGACGGAATTAGGCACGGCCGCAATGGCGGGTGCTAACGGCGGCGAGTTTGAGCCGGCGGCATCGTAG
- the LOC100827684 gene encoding putative protein TPRXL isoform X1 yields the protein MASGGWRRRRGKAKRKTKYLSLSRHLNAMGVKEVKEEDGSTESMASPLLLEFSPSVSPVAAEEEGDGGGEEQQMEPFALHPEATLFAAAPSLTDILGAASPSSGGGGGSPPSCAPSPDAASGGFEGEEEEAENLARRALRGRERWVYCSRSTSSSSSPPTTTTSSSCSSAASTGAAAWSSSSSPPPRLKLDYDGILSAWNGRGSLYTAAAAAPKLEPELLDSVIKANRRKPHPPVWSSLLGRRCSSRRRAAVTLGMAVQVFVEVAPSAWSAPETERAAAARGRAERVRRYKEKRQARLFSKRIRYEVRRINAVRRPRFKGRFIKETELGTAAMAGANGGEFEPAAS from the exons ATGGCGagcggcggctggcggcggcggcggggtaaGGCGAAGCGGAAGACCAAGTACCTCAGCCTGAGCCGCCACCTCAATGCCATGGGggtgaaggaggtgaaggaggaggacggctCGACCGAATCTATGGCGTCGCCGTTGTTGTTGGAGTTTTCCCCTTCGGTttcgccggtggcggcggaggaagagggggaCGGTGGCGGGGAGGAGCAGCAGATGGAGCCGTTCGCGCTGCATCCGGAGGCCACGCTgttcgcggcggcgccgtcgctcACCGACAtcctcggcgccgcctccccttcctctggcggaggagggggctcgccgccgtcgtgtGCGCCCTCACCGGACGCCGCCTCCGGAGGGTtcgagggcgaggaggaggaggcagagaACCTGGCGCGGCGCGCGCTCCGGGGGAGGGAGCGGTGGGTGTACTGCAGCAGgagcacctcctcttcttcctccccgccGACCACCACGACGTCGTCCTCGTGCTCCTCGGCCGCCAGTACGGGTGCCGCCGcctggtcttcttcttcttcgccgccgccgcggctgaaGCTCGACTACGACGGGATCCTGTCCGCCTGGAACGGCCGGGGGTCGCTctacaccgccgccgccgccgcgccgaaGCTCGAGCCCGAGCTGCTCGATTCGGTAATCAAGGCTAATCGAAGAAAACCCCATCCCCCTGTTTGGTCTTCTCTTCTGGGCCGTAGATGTTCTTCCCGGAGGCGAGCAGCCGTGACTCTGGGGATGGCTGTGCAGGTGTTCGTCGAGGTGGCGCCGTCGGCGTGGAGCgcgccggagacggagagggcggcggcggcgcgggggagggcCGAGAGGGTGCGGCGGTACAAGGAGAAGCGGCAGGCGCGGCTATTCTCCAAGCGGATCCGCTACGAGGTTCGCCGGATCAATGCCGTCCGGCGGCCGCGCTTCAAG GGCCGTTTCATCAAGGAGACGGAATTAGGCACGGCCGCAATGGCGGGTGCTAACGGCGGCGAGTTTGAGCCGGCGGCATCGTAG
- the LOC100842253 gene encoding photosystem II core complex proteins psbY, chloroplastic, whose product MATIATMAMLKPAKITARSAPAAPSPPSSSPSISLRKVAAKKQGAALAVSPAASAAMAGAFFSSLATSDAAMAAQRVADMAAAAPADDNRGLLLLIVVSPALAWVLYNILQPALNQLNKMRSEKALVAGLGLGAAMAAAAPERASAAAGEIAAMAAAAAPADDNRGLLLLFVVAPALGWVLFNILQPALNQLEKMRSN is encoded by the coding sequence ATGGCGACCATAGCCACGATGGCCATGCTCAAGCCGGCGAAGATCACGGCGAgatcggcgccggcggctccatcgccgccgtcaTCATCCCCGAGCATCTCGCTGCGGAAAGTAGCAGCCAAGAAACAGGGCGCCGCTCTGGCCGTGTCGCCGGCGGCttccgcggccatggcgggcgcCTTCTTCAGCTCGCTGGCGACCTCCGacgcggcgatggcggcgcagCGGGTGGcggacatggcggcggctgcgccggCGGACGACAACCGGGGCCTGCTCCTCCTGATCGTCGTCTCCCCGGCGCTCGCCTGGGTGCTCTACAACATCCTGCAGCCGGCGCTGAACCAGCTCAACAAGATGCGGTCGGAGAAGGCGCTCgtggccgggctcgggctcggggccgccatggccgctgccGCGCCGGAGCGGgcctcggccgccgcgggggagatcgcggccatggcggccgcggcggcgccggcggacgACAACCggggcctgctgctgctcttcgtGGTGGCCCCCGCCCTCGGGTGGGTGCTCTTCAACATCCTCCAGCCGGCCCTCAACCAGCTCGAGAAGATGCGCTCCAACTAA